One genomic segment of Micromonospora sp. WMMC415 includes these proteins:
- a CDS encoding PhzF family phenazine biosynthesis protein codes for MSTLAYEIVDVFTDRPFAGNPLAVVFGADGLATEQMQALALEFNLSETVFVLPPTQAGATYRARIFTPVDELPFAGHPSVGAAVTASRRGLFGAGPVLQECGAGVLPIEVTATGATLTGGMPTLGPELDPDPLLEMAGLTADDHVGPAPRVAGCGLEFPYLPVRADAVARARVNAAAAQRYGVEHVSVFSWDADSQTAHARVFVPGLGVPEDPATGSAALGLGVWLVASGLLPGEGRSSYAVRQGVELNRPSSLACTVTAAGGTAVGATVSGQVMPVARGEILVPPFIG; via the coding sequence ATGTCGACCCTGGCCTACGAGATCGTGGACGTGTTCACGGACCGCCCCTTCGCCGGCAACCCGCTGGCGGTGGTGTTCGGTGCCGACGGGCTGGCCACCGAGCAGATGCAGGCGCTCGCACTCGAGTTCAACCTCTCCGAGACCGTGTTCGTGCTCCCGCCCACCCAGGCCGGCGCCACCTACCGGGCGCGGATCTTCACGCCCGTCGACGAGTTGCCGTTCGCCGGGCATCCGAGCGTCGGAGCGGCGGTCACCGCGAGCCGGCGGGGGCTGTTCGGCGCCGGCCCGGTCCTGCAGGAGTGCGGGGCCGGCGTCCTGCCGATCGAGGTCACCGCGACGGGCGCGACGCTGACCGGCGGCATGCCCACCCTCGGCCCCGAACTGGACCCGGACCCGCTGCTGGAGATGGCCGGGCTCACCGCGGACGACCACGTCGGCCCGGCGCCCCGGGTGGCCGGCTGCGGCCTCGAGTTCCCGTACCTCCCGGTGCGTGCGGACGCGGTGGCCCGCGCGCGGGTCAACGCGGCGGCGGCGCAGCGGTACGGGGTGGAGCACGTCAGCGTCTTCTCCTGGGACGCCGACTCGCAAACCGCCCACGCGCGGGTCTTCGTTCCCGGGCTGGGCGTGCCGGAGGATCCGGCCACCGGCTCCGCCGCCCTCGGGCTCGGGGTGTGGCTCGTGGCGAGCGGGCTGCTCCCCGGGGAGGGCCGGTCGAGCTACGCCGTACGCCAGGGCGTCGAGCTCAACCGCCCGTCGTCGCTGGCCTGCACGGTGACCGCGGCCGGGGGCACCGCGGTCGGCGCCACCGTCTCGGG
- a CDS encoding magnesium transporter MgtE N-terminal domain-containing protein has protein sequence MSSPTRVYIARLAGVAVYDPNGDQVGRVRDAVARLRPTKRPPEVVGLVAEMPMRRRIFLSINRITSIDADAVVLGSGTLNLRRFEKRPNELLVLQELLDRRVQIDPGGQAGTVVDVAMESTRGEWSLTRVAVREQTGRLSRRGHLHQVEWDRVRGLSGIADTRGTANLLAVLEDMRPADLANALQDLPDARRNEVAAALDDARLADVLSELPEHDQVEILAALNRERAADVLELMDPDDAADLLGELPPPEQDVLLDLMEPDEADPVRQLLKYTPGTAGSVMTSEPVILPPDATVAEALARVREPQLSPAVAAQVFVARAPMTTPTGRYLGMVHFQRLLREPPADMLGGVVVNDIDPLRPTTPLPEITRRMATYDLVAMPVIDRNNRLVGAVTVDDVLDHLLPPDWRERDAVPAGPAAADDEAPDGTDG, from the coding sequence GTGAGCTCGCCGACCCGGGTCTACATCGCCCGCCTCGCCGGCGTCGCCGTCTACGACCCCAACGGCGACCAGGTCGGCCGCGTACGTGACGCGGTGGCCCGGCTGCGGCCCACGAAGCGTCCGCCGGAGGTCGTCGGTCTGGTCGCCGAGATGCCGATGCGCCGGCGGATCTTCCTCTCCATCAACCGGATCACCTCGATCGACGCCGACGCCGTGGTGCTGGGCAGCGGCACGCTCAACCTGCGTCGCTTCGAGAAGCGCCCCAACGAGCTGCTCGTGCTCCAGGAACTGCTGGACCGCCGGGTGCAGATCGACCCGGGCGGGCAGGCGGGCACGGTGGTGGACGTGGCGATGGAGTCGACCCGCGGCGAGTGGTCGCTCACCCGGGTCGCGGTACGGGAGCAGACCGGCCGGCTCTCCCGCCGGGGTCACCTGCACCAGGTCGAGTGGGACCGGGTCCGCGGGTTGAGCGGGATCGCGGACACCCGGGGCACCGCCAACCTGCTGGCCGTACTGGAGGACATGCGCCCGGCCGACCTGGCCAACGCCCTGCAGGACCTGCCCGACGCGCGGCGCAACGAGGTCGCGGCGGCGTTGGACGACGCGCGTCTCGCCGATGTGCTGAGCGAGTTGCCGGAGCACGACCAGGTGGAGATCCTGGCCGCGCTGAACCGGGAGCGCGCCGCTGACGTGCTGGAGCTGATGGACCCGGACGACGCCGCCGACCTGCTGGGCGAGCTGCCGCCGCCGGAACAGGACGTGCTGCTCGACCTGATGGAGCCGGACGAGGCCGACCCGGTGCGGCAGCTGCTCAAGTACACGCCGGGCACGGCGGGCAGCGTGATGACCTCGGAACCGGTGATCCTGCCGCCGGACGCCACGGTCGCCGAGGCGCTGGCCCGGGTCCGGGAGCCCCAACTCTCCCCCGCCGTGGCCGCCCAGGTCTTCGTGGCCCGGGCGCCGATGACCACGCCGACCGGCCGTTACCTCGGGATGGTCCATTTCCAGCGGCTGCTGCGCGAGCCACCCGCGGACATGCTGGGCGGCGTGGTGGTCAACGACATCGACCCGCTGCGCCCGACCACCCCGCTGCCTGAGATCACCCGCCGGATGGCCACGTACGACCTGGTGGCCATGCCGGTGATCGACCGGAACAACCGGCTGGTGGGCGCGGTCACCGTCGACGACGTGCTCGATCACCTGCTGCCCCCGGACTGGCGGGAGCGGGACGCCGTTCCCGCCGGCCCGGCCGCCGCCGACGACGAGGCACCGGACGGCACGGATGGTTGA
- a CDS encoding DUF1003 domain-containing protein, translated as MVEQRRPQRLDQPREPRRVSLPRFDPEAFGRWSEGIARGMGTANFIVYMTLVIMAWFAWNTLAPANLRFDPYTFTFLTLMLSLQASYAAPLILLAQNRQTDRDRLALEEDRRRATAQKADTEYLAREIAALRNAMGEVATRDFLRSELARLAEELDDAAERRQRRGRPGGGDGLDEPRDDRDTDYARDGRPETR; from the coding sequence ATGGTTGAGCAGCGACGGCCGCAGCGGCTGGACCAACCCCGCGAACCCCGGCGGGTGTCCCTGCCCCGCTTCGACCCGGAGGCCTTCGGCCGCTGGTCGGAGGGGATCGCCCGGGGCATGGGTACGGCGAACTTCATCGTCTACATGACGCTGGTCATCATGGCGTGGTTCGCCTGGAACACCCTCGCGCCGGCGAACCTGCGCTTCGACCCGTACACCTTCACGTTCCTGACCCTGATGCTGTCGTTGCAGGCCAGCTACGCGGCGCCGCTGATCCTGCTGGCGCAGAACCGGCAGACGGACCGGGACCGGCTGGCGTTGGAGGAGGACCGACGCCGGGCGACGGCGCAGAAGGCGGACACCGAGTACCTGGCCCGGGAGATCGCCGCGCTGCGCAACGCGATGGGCGAGGTCGCCACCCGGGACTTCCTCCGCTCGGAGCTGGCCCGGCTCGCCGAGGAGTTGGACGACGCCGCCGAGCGCCGGCAGCGGCGGGGGCGGCCGGGCGGCGGGGACGGGCTGGACGAGCCCCGGGACGACCGGGACACCGACTACGCCCGCGACGGCCGCCCGGAGACGCGTTGA
- a CDS encoding Mrp/NBP35 family ATP-binding protein has product MSAPVSTVSDAIQAALATVNDPEIRRPITELGMVRSATVGDDGVVRVELLLTVAGCPLKDKLRTDITAAVGAVPGVAGVEIEFGVMSPEQRKELQATLRGGAASEEPVIPFAQPGSRTRVYAVASGKGGVGKSSVTVNLAAALAARGLSVGVVDADIYGHSVPRMLGADGRPTRVEDMIMPPESHGVKVISIGMFTAGNAAVVWRGPMLHRALQQFLADVYWGDLDVLLLDLPPGTGDVAISLAQLLPNSEILVVTTPQAAAAEVAERAGAIALQTHQRIVGVIENMSWLELPDGSRMEVFGAGGGQTVAESLTRTIGAQVPLLGQIPLDTRVREAGDEGTPIVLAEPESPAARALGQVADRLAVRRESLLGKPLGLKPAGR; this is encoded by the coding sequence ATGTCAGCACCCGTCAGCACCGTCTCCGACGCGATCCAGGCCGCCCTGGCCACCGTCAACGACCCGGAGATCCGCCGGCCCATCACCGAGCTGGGCATGGTCCGCTCCGCCACGGTCGGGGACGACGGTGTCGTCCGGGTCGAGCTGCTGCTCACCGTGGCCGGTTGCCCGCTGAAGGACAAGCTGCGCACCGACATCACCGCCGCCGTGGGCGCGGTGCCGGGCGTCGCCGGCGTGGAGATCGAGTTCGGCGTGATGAGCCCGGAGCAGCGCAAGGAGCTCCAGGCGACGCTGCGCGGCGGTGCCGCCAGCGAGGAGCCGGTGATCCCGTTCGCCCAGCCGGGGTCCCGCACCCGGGTATACGCGGTCGCCAGCGGCAAGGGCGGCGTCGGCAAGTCCAGCGTGACGGTCAACCTGGCGGCGGCGCTGGCCGCCCGCGGGCTCTCCGTCGGCGTGGTCGACGCCGACATCTACGGCCACTCGGTGCCCCGGATGCTCGGCGCCGACGGCCGCCCCACCCGCGTCGAGGACATGATCATGCCGCCGGAGTCGCACGGCGTGAAGGTCATCTCGATCGGCATGTTCACCGCCGGCAACGCCGCCGTCGTCTGGCGCGGCCCGATGCTGCACCGGGCGTTGCAGCAGTTCCTCGCCGACGTGTACTGGGGCGACCTGGACGTGCTCCTGCTCGACCTGCCGCCGGGCACCGGCGACGTGGCCATCTCCCTGGCCCAACTGCTGCCCAACTCGGAGATCCTGGTGGTCACCACGCCGCAGGCCGCCGCCGCCGAGGTGGCGGAGCGGGCCGGCGCGATCGCGCTGCAGACCCACCAGCGGATCGTCGGCGTCATCGAGAACATGTCGTGGCTGGAGCTGCCGGACGGTTCCCGGATGGAGGTCTTCGGGGCGGGCGGCGGCCAGACCGTCGCCGAGTCGCTGACCCGGACGATCGGCGCACAGGTGCCGCTGCTGGGTCAGATTCCGCTCGACACGCGGGTCCGCGAGGCCGGTGACGAGGGCACCCCGATCGTGCTGGCCGAGCCGGAGTCGCCGGCCGCCAGGGCCCTGGGACAGGTCGCCGACCGGCTCGCCGTCCGGCGGGAGTCCCTGCTCGGCAAGCCGCTGGGCCTCAAGCCCGCCGGCCGCTGA